The window CtttgaaacaagaaataataaaactaatTAAGTACTAAGATCAGATTCAAATCGCTCCTGAGCCTGTTGATAATTCATAACATCCCCGTGTTGTATCTAGATAGTCTCTTTAGTTGGAGTGGGAGTTGTTTTTCTTGCACCAGAGATCTATGCAATATAAAGGCACTTTTCTGGggaacatttcttttcctccttcctttattttaagTGATGGGGGAAATTAGGTTAATTATTCCCCTGTTAATTTAATTGTAGTatactttaataaaataaatcttgcttATGTAAGTCAACTCTTGAAGAgagtgaaaataatttcatgtgcCAGAaggtgtgtttatttttaattatgattttcACTTATAGgttttttcctaatttaattccattttaattcAGAGAAGATGGAATGTTTTAGGCATTAAAGGGATATTTAGACTTTCACATGTAGGTCACCAGTTTGAATTCCTTCCAGATCTGTAGTGACTGAATGTTGTTAGGATGTCAAACAGCTGTCAGTGGGAATGAGAAATGTGATGGTCTCAAACCAGGTCGCTGCGACCAGGTGTCCAGATGAGAGCAACCACCACAATTGACACTAATTGGCATCTGTGTTGGCAGCATCTGCCCAGGAGCCAAGAGCAGGAGGGATATGAAGCCTGCACCCTTCTCTTGCCTCTCACCATAGGtcctgcagggctgagctgacGCCCAGAAAGATGCAGGAAAGATCTCACTGAGGCTGCTTCTAAGCCAGGTCTGCTGTGCTGGAGTTCCAGCCTACTTACCAAGCACTACATTCATTACAGAATTACAGTATGTGGCTTACTTCATCCAACATATTGTGTCATATTTGTAAGCAAGTGTATCATAAGACTCCAAAACTGAGTTAATTCATTCAACATCATTTGGCCTCACCTAGTCTGATGGGAGCACAGTGACCTCCCAGTGAATCTAGGTAGGCCCTGAGAACCATTTTCCCTCAGCTGCCCTGGTTGCACACTAAGTTAGAGCCTGCACTGCACTCTCAGGCCACACGCTGCTTTCATTCCTGTTGCTGGGTGCAGAGAACATCCAGCATTGCTGGGCTGGGACTGCAGATGCAGGATTGCACAAGGTGATTTATGGGTGGGAGCTTTTAGCAGGAGATGATGTGCAGTGGAGGTAGATGCTACTATTCACTTTCAAACATATACAGAAGGATAATTAAAGAATTAGCCTTTTCACTGATATTAACCATCTAGCTAAGGGCTTTCCATTGCACCTGCTGCTGTAATATTTAACGACTTCCAGACCACACTGTCTAATATGCAGCACTGCTTAATAGCACAGCCTCTTAACAAACCTAATCTGGAACTCCGGTCGCAATAGTGAAAGCTCCCTTGTTTATAAGAAATTCCAATCAAAACTCTTCATCTAATGTAATTAACTGTCTTCGTAAGTGACCTTTCATGATTGTATCTTGCATTCAAGCCCTGATGGTATGTCACAGAGCAGCTTCGTATTCAGATCAGTCACTATCTTGTGATCTGCTCAGACAGCTCAGTGCTGGGGGCATGTTGCTGTTGTATCACTGAGTGCATGTTGTACACACAGATAAAGACTTCccagcagggaggaaaacaagaCTCAAAAATAATCCACAGGCGCTGTCAGGGGCAAGTTCTTGCCAGGATCTCTTCCTCCCTGCATTGATCCTTGCCAGTTAGATGACCTTTAGAGAGTCGCAGGGCTAAGCAACACATGCCATGCTGAACTGGTTGTACAGCAGACCTTGCAGTTATTCACCGAAGCAGCAGTAAGTGCCACAACATGGTATAAAGACCATCACCAGAGATAGCATCCATGCAGGAAAAAAGCAGCCAACAGAACTCAgctatttttccccagaaactGTTAAACTGGGCTAGTTGAATCTCGTACTGATCCCAGCTCCACCATGCAACTGAACATCATCGCCCCTTGCCtgtttgtctgcttttaatGTGTCCCATGGAGGGGAATCAGGCGCAGCATGCACCCCACACAAGACAGGAGTCACCGCACCAGCCCTGCGCCTTCGAGCTTTGCAAAAGCAAAGTTGAGGATTCTGAAGTCATTTCACTCAACAAGGGATTGCAGAATGACCAAGTCCTGCTCACCTTCTTcagatgaataaaataattgaagTGAATAGCCCTAATTGCTTCAGCAAGGCAGGCAGGCTTCCTCCCTCTATTCAtacagcctttttctttttcactgtgcTCAGACTCGATTAGATAACATTAGAGGAGATAACGGCACAAAAATGTGATGAAATGTTCAGCATGATCTCTCTCTTCGCTGCCTAAGCTGCCTCTAGCCCTGAGGAAATGGTGTTAGCCTCTTCCTTTCTTCGAGAAACTTGTATTATGAATGACATAAACCTTCCCATTAGTTAACCCTTCTGATTGTTcctccatgtcactgacaaccttcagctgcagctgcatACAAAAAGCACAGCTTCCAGCACAAAGCACTGCCCTCCCTTGGATTAATGCTTAAAATAGCAGGTAGGCTGCAGAGCCTGGACAAACTGTCAGCGTGATTCCAGCAACATCTTAGGTTTCACTTTAACAAAGCAACATCTAGAATGGGACTTGACACTTACAGCACATACGGCTAAGCTTGACCTCTTTCAACAAAAGatgcagcaaaggaaaaagccCATCAGGCTTCTCCACATGGCCGTAGCAGAACAAATAGTGCATGGGCAGGCTTATCGCATGCAGCTGAAGCAACACGAGCACGTTGTGCTGGGGTAGGAGCTTCAGGTACCCTCTGTACGTGTAAATCCGCAGCTAATATATGCATGTTCCTGAGTCCTTGTTGGAACCGAGATCCTTATTCTCAGATTTATTAGTACAAATGTACTCTCTTGCATCATAAATAATTAGGAAATTAGTCCATGTTTGTACACAGTACTGAAAAATGCAGTGACAGTACGGACTAATAATGTACTGTCTTGTATGTGAAAGAAGGCAATGCCTCTGTTTTTGTGGAAACTGCAAAATACTGGCACATGCGTCTCATATACATTGTGGGTATCCATATGCATGACTTGGTCTTCCTGTGGTATCACTGCTGTTGCAGTCTTTTAAGGACTTGTGCTATTAAAATGAGTGATGACGATGATTTCCAAAGCGCTAGAAGAACAGAATCCTCTTTTGCTGCGCTATCCTGGAGCAGGCAAGGACAAATAATGCTGGTCAGGTGTACAGGAGCACGTGCGGATCTCTGGAGCACCCAGCTGAAGCACTGCCattctttggggggggggcgtcaaGCGAGAGAGACGCTTCCTCCCTTCATATCCCTGACCCTCCACAACAGTATGTGATCCAGATCAAAGCTTGTTGTTGTCCACCATGGGAGGCAGGGCTTTGAAGAGTGAAAAGCTGGGCCGAGAAGTAGAAGGTGAGAGCATGCGAGGAAAGAATTTGATCAGGGAACTAGAAACAGATCTTGGAAACAGGATTTAAATTGCATTTGGACTCAGCCTGGTTTGAAAAATGAGTGGAGGCAGACTTATCTcatcacatttcattttttttggaataaGGCCAACACCCTTGGACTgaggacaggggaaaaaaaaagaaaaggaaatgtatgTGTGATGTTTTTTGAGTAGAAATAACTTTGAATTACAGTAATCAGCTACAAATCTCAGCCCTCTCCACCCCGCAGCTCCTAAAGCATATGAGTAGTGCTCCTTCCTGCCACCATGCTTGGGTGTTAAGCTTTACTGAATCAGTTCAGCCTGGGAATTTTGTTCTGGTTCGGGCAAATCCAGTTAATGTTCAGAgtccaaccaaaaaaaaaaattaggatgGCTTCAGCTCAGCAATGATTCCTGTGGAGTGAGCATGCTGATATTCAGCTGGGGATATTTGCCTGTCTTCTTACAGGATTTGACACCAGCATCCTACCAATCTGTAAGGATTCcttaggctggatgttcaacAAACTTGACATGAACTACGACCTGCTGCTGGATCCCTCAGAGATCAGTGCCATTTATCTTGATAAGTATGAGCCATGTGTCAAGCCTCTCTTCAACTCCTGTGACTCCTTCAAAGACGGAAAGCTTTCCAACAATGAGTGGTGTTACTGCTTCCAGAAGCCAGGTGGTGAGTTGTATAATTTGCGGTACAAAGCGAAGTTGTTTGGGTCTCCCCGAGCTTATATTTTGATTGATCTGCTTGTAGGGATAGTTTTGTAATCGGTAGTCAGCCACACTACAAAGCTCGTGTCTTTAGCACTGGTGTGAAAAGGGCATTGTGTAACTGTGCTTAATGTCACAGATGAACTATATTAGCATCCCTTGATgcagaaacaaagcagtaaTAAGTGCCGGCACACAGTCTAGAAATAAGCTGTAGAAAGCTCAAGAACTTGCTCTCTTATTAATGCAGAAATTAGTCTATTAGCAAATCAAAAATTAGAGAGCTGGCATTATATCAGTTtggtgaaaagaagaaaaacagtttaacaATGAAATTGGCCCCCAAACAGTAGTCTCAAAGTATgttgcaattttttatttttttttaattagtagaGTTAATGACataaatttgttttgcagtaCGGTACCAGCATATGGCCCTCTTTCGTTCCCAGGTGTACTGTAGTCTACATTTCATGTCAGGAGTGAAGCCAGTCATTAGAGTCTGTCCTGTACCATCTGGAAACTGATTCTCATCCATTATATTTTAGGCCTTCCTTGCCAGAACGAAATGAATAGAATTCAAAAGCTAAGTAGAGGGAAGAGTCTGCTGGGTAAGTTCGATTACTTGCCATTCATTTACTCAACTAATTAAAGCTTCTGTGATTATTGTAACTTTATACGCAGTAATGGTTTTTCAATTAGAGACTAATGTTTTGAATCAGAAATATGCACCACAGAGTATAGGCCTGAAACtatgaaattaaacaaatcaTGAGATAGCAACATACAGAACAGGTGTCAGCATGGCAACGGATTCACAACTAATTTACAGCTCTCAGAAAGTGCAAAGCCTTGTCTGAGCAGAGTGTAATATCACCTTCATCACCTGGGAGGTCAGCACTAAGCACAGAAGTTGCTTCACACTCAAGCCTCCCACTTTTGATGGAAGGTGCCACAGCATATAGCCAATGGGTTCACCTCTTCTTCCAGTCATGGTGCAATGCATACGTGCCCTGGGGGTCAGTTTTGTCTAATCCTACTTAAAAGTATTTCAGTGTATTCCGTGTATATGACACTCAAACCAAACCTCTTCTCACCAGCATTACAAGCTGCGGCACAGAGAGCACatggcagctctgctgaaatgCATTTCAGGCTTCAGTCTGCTTCTGAGGCTGCTTTTAGGTTGTACTCTGATGTTTCTAGATGCTCGTTAGCAGACCCTGCAAATAGCACTCCTGCAAAGCTCCTCTTTACCAAACCCAGAAGTCAGTGCTTTGAATTCAAGGTTCAGGTACCTTAGAAACAATCCCTGCCTGGATTCTTTGgtttaaaatgagaataaatatTCCCAAAGGCTACAGGGATTATGGTTTAGTTCCATCATCTTTTCATAGCATGTTCGCATAAAGATTAAGATGTTTCAGAgttgcagctcctgctgtgcctAGCTGTGGGAGTGAAGGGAGGATTGATCGttcagctgtgtgtgtgctACATTCAgtaaacattttgcatttttgttcaaacgtgcgtcctggtggaggaAGCCACTGTGTGCTCTGTCTCATGGGTCTCATGATTTTCAAAGCCACCTGAAAAAATAAGAAGCCCAGTTCCTAATAGATAGCTTTGGCTACcccatatttattttatgctttgctGTTATTTGCTGTATGCAATAAATGTCATCTAGGTTGAAACATAAGTGGTTTGTTCCAGTGCGTGGGAAAAATAATGACGGTGTTGCAGGTAGTACAACACACAGGCAGCTGTATGGCATGTCACTGGGATCTGATCACAGTAGCAAAATGACAAAGTTACAGCAGTAACAACAGTCCCTTACCACAAATAACTCCTAGtcatctgtattaaaaaaaataaggggtAAAAGTGGGTAAGCTCAACAAATCAAGAAGCGCCAGGCATAGATTGTTCCATAAGCTAGCAAATATTGTGGAGAAGAGCTCTTTGCTTCACCTACCTTGAAAGTCTGCCTGCATAATGACACCTGTCTGTGAGGTTTTAATCTGATCTCATGGCTATTTATACAGCAGAAAACTGTGTCTTTTCTCTTCACTGAGTGAAAAGTCATGCAAATGGAAAACCAAACGTAAACGTGACAAAAATACTGCTTGTAGCAACAGTAAAGATTGAAAAGAGAGAtgaatattttcagagaaactAGGCTTTAATTAtgctctttccttctctgtcccTGACATACAGAGCACAGCATTTACAGTCTGGACAGTGTGCATGAGGAAGATTTCTGTTCACTTGTATCCATTGATAAAAAATGATGACTTTTGATATTTTGTtctctatatatttttcaaCACACATGACAGTTGCAACAAAGTACTTCAAAGCAATTGCCATTAGATATGTTGAATTCGGAGACTTTCAAATAGAGTCTAGCGTCCCAGGGGACtgaattaaaaagtaaacagCACTATTCATCTTTTCCTACCAGATTTATCTAGAGTACAATTAACTGCAGAGAGTGTACTTTTAGAGCATACAACTGTGCATCCTGATAATGCTACTCCCACATCACTAAGGTAATAAATTTCTGCTCCCATCACTATTTTCTTCTATATCAGCCCTGTTGAATTCAGCTGGTATAATAGCTAATACAGGGAACTAGCACTTAATTCTGTCAAGCTTTTACCTGTGTGCTTCGCTATCTTTAGCATATAATTATTCTCCCCATGTCctctgaggaaggggagtgTTGTATAGATAAGGAAAGAATGCAGAACTAAGAGACCTAGACTTGGCTCCATAAAGAGGATATAGGTGCAGCAGTGCTGTTCCAGTTTGCAGGGAATAATTAAATACTGTggggacagagagagacagGGGAAGCATGATTCCCTAGCCCGAGGAAGTCAGTGGGGAGCAACTAAGGCTGTGAAGTGGTGAATAGTGAAGCTGCTCTAGCAGCAGCCCTCACCACAAAGGGCCACACGCATGGGGAAGTGCTGGCTGCGCAAGCatagaagggaaaggaaatgggaactcctttctccttccaaaCTGCACAGCTGTTCTCGGATGCCCAACCAAATTCTGGAGGGAAATGTCCCTGCTAAGTGCAGTGTTTGGATGCCATGCTTCATACCACCAAAACGTGTAGGCAGAGCTTGTTTCTAATGCACGCAGAGGCTGATTTTGTGGGGGGTTACAGGATGAACCATCACTCTGTGCAACACTTGCTTCCAGTGATTCTCTGTTGTCACCGGATTATCATCTGCACCTGACACACTGACAAGGACATGCTGCAGTCTTCTCCCTGATGGTTGGCAAACACCGTGACGCTAATGtgctaaatatttaaagttcCAGTGTCACATAGAAATTAGCACAACCTTCCcctgcagaaagagaagcaCCTTCCACTCCACACTGTGACCCAAAGTGTGAATCCCTTCCACACATAGTTATCTTGGCAGTGAGCCTGGgccgtattttttttttctaatctatGGCTTTTACAGTCAGCATGGAACATTTTAATACCTTAcaagaaaagcagtaaaactATGTGAAAAGGCCTGCTTCAAAGAAGGGAAAGGTTGCATTGcccaaggaaaagagaaaggatgagacaatttaaaatacagagacCATTCTCTGCTCACGCTGCAAAGCCACGTAGGTTCCCCCTTTGGTAGTTCCCTGGAGCCAGATGCACAACTGATATAGCAGGGGAGCTCCACCAGCTGAAAATCAGCACCAGAGCACTTTTTCCAAGGTATTGAATAGTCTGATAAACACCTGAAGTGTTTAACAAAGAGAGGCCATGAgcataaatatgtaaaatactgaaataaggGATCAAACATTCAGCAGTAACTTTCAAAAACCTGCAAAGGTGAATACATATGCTTGATTATTAGAACcatttttttataaatagcaAAAATGAGTCTTCAGTAGTCATCACTGTGCTTACACTTGCACATGAATATAGGGGTGGCTCCCATAAGCAAACCAACCATAAGACCATGCTttgaagttatttaaaatattttcattaatgaaagTAAAGCAGTCTCCAAAACTGATCAGATATACAAAGATTTCTGCTGATGTTCAAAGATTTCTATTCTGATCTTCCAGAACTACATTATTGGCATTTAAACATTAGAAAAGATCTGTAGTGCAATGAGTTTGGAAATTCAagaattcatatatatatatatatatatctgaaaTTGACTGACGTCCTCTTTTATGTCTTTTCTATAGAAAATTTCATGGCATTTGGGCAGCACCTTCtcattcacttttttctttgagaaatgtAGTGGAAATAGACCCTTTGACACATGAATTGTCTGAAGAGATGCTATACACATGGAACTAGTTTAAAAACTTACTGTGTGACCAGTAAATCACAGGTGTCTTTGACAAAGGAGAAAACGCTTTCTCAAAAGTCATTTGAGATGAGATCTGGGGCAAGGGTGGGTTTCTGCCGTGTTTCAAATTGAAGCAATTGGCAAAGATTGGAAAATGAGTGTATTGACCTCCCCTGAGAATAAAGCTAACTAGTCTCAAAGGGCAAGAGAGCTTTTCATACTGAAGAACATTTACTGTACCTGCTGAAAGTGGTGGGAACAATAACTCGGGTTCCTCCTGAGAGTTTGCCTGTCTGTGGAAGCCAGAAGGAACCACATTCTGCAGGGCTGAACTGTATTGGTTTTATTGTGAGATAAATCTTAGGCTTCAAAGCTGAAGACTTAGGGATTTCAGATCCTGTTGTCCCTCTCTGTAAAGCTTATTCATTAGTTCTTCTATGCATGGGAACTCTCAGTAAGGCAGAAGTTGTGCTTGCGATTAATATGAATAGCAAGCAGATGGCAGATACCTTCCAGGGATAATTACAGTGTTGTGGAAAGGCTTGTATGATAAACACTGAAGGAGTGCAAATGGAAGGGAAATGCAGAATTAATGAAGTTGGGGTAATATTCCAGTTGGGAAGAAAAGCTTAAAACCCAGAGTTAAATCTGCAAGAGGCTCTTTGGGAATATCAATCATTCAGAGACAGACAAAACCTATCTTTAGTAGCATATGCCTTCACCCTCCATGTGCTATCACAAACATTCATGCACTGTGCAGTGACCAGGGTGGCTGAAAATAGTTAAGCATATATAACTTCTGCTCCCCTTTAGGCACCAGATAATCACAAGTACTTCCTTGCCAACATTGTGAAGATCTTCATGTAACTGAGAAAAGTTCATAACACTCTATATGCCTGCTTGGTCCTATAGAGGCTTGTATTACTGATTATACCTTATATTTTATTCAGGTGCTTTCATCCCGCGGTGCAATGAAGAGGGTTATTACAAAGCCACTCAGTGCCACGGCAGCACAGGGCAGTGCTGGTGTGTTGATAAGTACGGGAATGAGATAGCCGGCTCAAGAAAACAAGGGACAGTTAGTTGTGGTGAGTAATGATGGTCTCTCCTCAGATAGCAAAGGAATTAACATCGTTGTAAGCCCTGCCATTGCTGTAAGATGAAGTACGATAACACAAGTGACAACAGGGAAACATAACTACCAGTGTTCAGAGTGCTCCTGTATTTTCCCATTCGTATTACAAATGGGCCCATATACACATCTTTGTCCTTTGGACTGAGGGACtacagcagaaggaagataGGAAGATATTTTTGCGACCAGCTTGGTATATGTAGTCATTAATAATTAAGGCTATGGGACTGCTATGCAAGGttattaaatatattgttttgtATGCTTTGGAGCACACATTGACAGGAATATTGTGAACAATGTCTTTCCAGACAAAGGAAGGCCAAATTGTAAAATGTTAAGAATTAGCAATGAAGCCAAAAAAATGCTGATGGTACAATATTCTGTAGGTATGTAAAATCACCAGTTAGCTATTATACCTAAATAAACAAGATTTCAGTGGTATTGGGCTTTAGTGATGGTTGTGGATGCAGCTGTTCTAATTCCAGAaggaaggggcggggggggggggggggggggggggggagatctAGAAGGTCTGGGTTGCCCAGAACTGAATCAGTGGTGTTAGGCTAAATAGAGGTACTTGCAAAGCATGTTTTATGtacttaaataaaatcagtttgtgGATTATTTTTAGCCTGATTTATTTAGTCATTGATGCATTGAAAGTCTTTACAAATGAGTAATTATTTTCTGGCCTGCATGCATGTGAACTGAGTCAATACTCACCTTAAAATCAGGTGAGCATCTGGGTGTAGGGTAACTCATAGTTTTTCACGCAAGTAAATTTTTTAGAgtaaatttttatatttatatatatatatatatatgtcccATCAGAATAAAAGCTGGAATTTAGAGGTTGTTTCATGAACAGCTgagagaattaattttaaaagtaacacTGCAAATGGACTTGAATGACAAGGGTAGTGACGAACAAGGGATTGGGTGTCGTTTGAGGAAATGACTGTTCCCGCTTACCTGTTTcagaagaagagcaagaaacCTCAGGGGATTTTGGCAGTGGTGGATCTGTTGTGTTGCTGGATGATTTGGAAGAGGAACctgaagcagcaaaaaaagacaaagaaggaaaactgaagatTCACGTAAGAGCAGCTAATGAAGATGACgaagatgaagatgatgataAGGATGATGAAATTGGTTATATATGGTAGTGCCCATCATTCTAAGGACTCACGTTTTGCACAATATTGCAAGTCACATCATATCTCTGCAATTGTATCTGAGAGTACCTGGCACAAATATTCCCTCTCTACTGAGTTTAATTTTGTATGGTCTGTTTAATTTggaagacaatttttttttttccagcgaGGACTGTTTGGAATTCAGCTTTTGTTCAGttggtttgggggatttttgtTCTAATCCACAGGGGCaatgaattttgtttcaaaaacatttcatgtCTTAATCCTCAATTGCACAGCTTATGAAATATATTGTGTGAAAGACGAATCACAGAAGGGGCTCAGCAAACTGGTACAAGGTTTAGAAGCCCTTCTCTTGTTATCAAACATAGACAATTTGTATCATAAATTGTTACCTGAATCATATCAGaaacagtaatttttctttcatgaaagaggaaaagtagGTGTCTCCTTCTCTATTCCATATTTGTTGTGTTCCTGTAGAGTAAGTCTCTTTGGATACTGATTTCTGGCTTCCTAGCAGCAGGGGCTTAATCCAGAAAGAAACCCACTGGTTTggtgctgattttattttccttacatTCTCTGAGAATGAGTCCAACAGGCTTAGTCCAGCCCACGCTGAAAACCAAACCCACTGGAGCATAGATCAGCTCTCTGACAGCGCTATTTTGGTTAAGCAACATGGCCTTGATCTTGAGAGATGCTGAGAACCTGCAGCTATCACGGACCAAGCCCTGTGGGCAGGGAATAGAGTCCGTCGAGCAAAGTGTTCGAGCAAAGAGAGTGTCATCAGTTTGTAGCAACATAAGCACCTCCACAGGCATTCTTCAGCCTCTGTCTGAACTCATTTGCACTAAGTGCACTAATGTCACACGGGCAGCTTCTGCTCCCAGCTCACACACCGTGGGTCTGTCTGGTCTTTATTCACTCTAAGCAATCCCTCATCACAAAGCTGTACAGCTTTCAAAGACACTAACCATCAAAAGTAATAAGCTGTCAATTCTATAATTTAAATAGTTAATATTTATTtggcctttttaaaaatagcagttttAAGTGGGAGTGTTTCAAAAGCTTAACTCCTCTGCTCGGCGTGACAAGCTGCACACTCCTAACACACACGTAAAAGAGGCTAGTATTAAAACACAATCTGTGACTCCCTCAGCATCATCCCTGTATTTATAGCTCTACAATTGTATCACAGCACACTGACATTAAATTATTTGCTGTGTCCTTTCCCATGGCAGTTCTCTGATGCAAGAATATACTGTGGTgacctttcattattttttctgtttttcagaaacgCTGCCCATTGATGTCCATGAGTTACAGCAGGAGTGCATTTGGCAGATCAATatttctaaagggaaaaaaaagccttttggtTGTAGGTGGCTAGTATATAACTCTGGCCCGGTGGTGAGCGCACACTTTGAGAGCATCCGTGGCTCCCCCTCTGGCTGCGTGACTTGGGTGTGTTTGTGTGACTTGTCTGCCTCGTGGCTTTCATGATTAGAGACTGCCATTCGGTGCTTCTCCTCAAGGTCAGGCTGAGTAAATGTGACCGACCACCAGGGAGGCATACGGCAGCCCTTAGCAGTGTGCTAGAGCCAGTTCTCTCGCTGGGAGAACTTGGAGGAAGGGCCACATTGGTTGGAAGCATTTAATGGAAGCCCTAATCATGTAAACATTTCAGCGTGGATGCTTACATGACAAGGCATTT is drawn from Anser cygnoides isolate HZ-2024a breed goose chromosome 14, Taihu_goose_T2T_genome, whole genome shotgun sequence and contains these coding sequences:
- the SPOCK1 gene encoding testican-1 isoform X2, which codes for MVLVDAAGSFEFLRSSQALGEETEDDYFRNWNPNKPFDQALDPSKDPCLKVKCSPHKVCVTHDYETAICVSRKQLVHSIRQKKGNLAQKHWTGPANIVKCKPCPMMHASPVCGSDGHTYTTKCKLEFHACTSGKTITARCEGPCPCLPGPESPKHKTEKTACTDKELRSLASRLKDWFGALHEDANRVIKPTSSETAQGRFDTSILPICKDSLGWMFNKLDMNYDLLLDPSEISAIYLDKYEPCVKPLFNSCDSFKDGKLSNNEWCYCFQKPGGLPCQNEMNRIQKLSRGKSLLGAFIPRCNEEGYYKATQCHGSTGQCWCVDKYGNEIAGSRKQGTVSCEEEQETSGDFGSGGSVVLLDDLEEEPEAAKKDKEGKLKIHVRAANEDDEDEDDDKDDEIGYIW